TGCCGGAGGGTTCATCTCGCCGGACAACGACGGTGAAGTCTCCTACGAGCTGCACCACGACTTCTCACCACAGCGCCGTCGCAGCGGCTCGCCGGTATTCGTCACGCTGCCGGTGAATTCCGTCAGCCGGGAGGGCGGCCGAGTCTTGAGGCCAAGGCGATAATGTTCTCGCTCAAGGCGCTCGCCACGGCCGGCGTCGAAGGTGTCGTGGTCGAGATTTGGTGGGGCTTGGTTGAGAAGAACAAACCTAGGGTTTACGACTggttgtgtaatttttttaattcaatactGTATTGACATTTGACCTTGGTTTTGTGTTGATCTAAGTAGAGTTGATTtggtttattttgaattattattactatttttgtaGGTAGGAATTGTTTCCTAGTCATGAGCCTCATACTCTGGAAGTTTGTCCCCTTGTGTAGGATACCGCTTCCTCTATGGGTGCTTGATGAGATAAAGAAAGATGTCGAGTTAGCATATTGTGACCGGTTTGGAAGAAGAAATATTGAATACATTTGCAAGGGGTTAATACTGGCGATGAGTTCCAGTGCATTCATCGGTTCAAGCTTAATCTTGAAGAAGAAGGGTCTTAAGCGTTTTGCTGCACGCGGTACTCATGCAGGTAAATTCTATTTCTTCATTGTGAAATCGTTCAGCTCTGTTTAACAAGTTATTGTTTTCTGATTTTCTTCATTGTGTAATCAAGCATTGATATTATGTAGTATATGCTGTTTTAGATCAGATCCATGCATGTTTGTTGGCTTGTGATCCaggtttttatgttttcatttttgaaaattacagGAGTAGGTGGTTATACTTATCTGCTAGAGCCGCTTTGGTGGGCTGGCATGGTAACGAGTAAGTGTGGCAACTTTANTTCTTTCTCTGAGGTTGTACTTAGGTTATCTTctgttttgaaaagaaatttagtTGGAACTTGAACTATTTGCTTGCAGTGATTATTGGGGAAATTGCAAATTTTGTGGCTTATATCTATGCTCCGGCAGTTCTGGTGACTCCCCTTAGTGCACTTAGTATTATAGTTAGGTACTATTAGATTTAAATGCAATTTTGATAGTCTTGGTGAATTTTGTATTAGTTGGCTCACTTACGGTAATTGAGTCTCTCTACGATGAAGTTTCATATCAATATTGCAATGGTTAgataacttgtttttttttattgtagaagGTTGTGCTCACAAGGAGGTGTAGCGACACCCACACAAATTTCTTTTGGagaagagtattttaatatgttGTTCACGGTTTTTCATGAGTACAGGGCAAAAGCACTTAGCATTTTCTTGAGTTTATTATTATAGAATGGTGGTGGCATTTTATTGAATCAGTGCTCCCCTTTATGAAGGAGTGTCTGTGGTGAAGAACTTCTGATATGGTGTCTTGAGCATTCCTTAGCAAGCAAAGTTACATTTCACTTCTAGAAAACAAACATTAGAAAAGTAACAGCTGCTCTAAGGTACTGTTTGATATAAAAGTagaaattgttatgaaaaaattgtAGCATTAACAATATACTTTATAGAATAGGGGCATGTTCCATGGTTATGGTATTGGCATGCTGAACTTGTTTGAAATTTGACTTGCAGGTTGCAGAAAAGCAAGGATTCCAAGGCAAAAGCTGGTTAGTAACAGAAGAGTGATATACTTAACAAATGTGGAGGCATTTTCCCTTAGAATAAGTTGGGGCATTCTTGGGGCATTTTTGTTAACTTCATTAGCATCATTTTGATATCAATTATGGGAAACGCTGCAGAGCATGCCTGCttaatcattttccttttcaagaaCAAGTTGGTATGGTTTCCACATCAATTATTTTGCTAAgcataattttcaattttgcataTAAAGTTAAGCTTGTCAAAtgtatttaacttaaaaaatatNTATTTATGATGCAGGACATATTATTAGGTGTTGCAATGGGCTCTGCAACTGAAATTTCTGGTGAGGCTAAACTATTGTTAATATTAGTGTGTATGATTTANTCCCACTCACGTACAAAACAAAGAGCCACCTCTTCTATCTCCGTTATCTCACCACccaaataatatatgtaaaaggCTTTTCTACTTTAGTTTTTATTAGGATTATAACTTATGaacctaatttaaatttaatgataacacattatttaaattcaaagtaaagcataatttaatatagatttCAAGTTTCAGGGCNNNNNNNNNNNNNNNNNNNNNNNNNNNNNNNNNNNNNNNNNNNNNNNNNNNNNNNNNNNNNNNNNNNNNNNNNNNNNNNNNNNNNNNNNNNNNNNNNNNNNNNNNNNNNNNNNNNNNNNNNNNNNNNNNNNNNNNNNNNNNNNNNNNNNNNNNNNNNNNNNNNNNNNNNNNNNNNNNNNNNNNNNNNNNNNNNNNNNNNNNNNNNNNNNNNNNNNNNNNNNNNNNNNNNNNNNNNNNNNNNNNNNNNNNNNNNNNNNNNNNNNNNNNNNNNNNNNNNNNNNNNNNNNNNNNNNNNNNNNNNNNNNNNNNNNNNNNNNNNNNNNNNNNNNNNNNNNNNNNNNNNNNNNNNNNNNNNNNNNNNNNNNNNNNNNNNNNNNNNNNNNNNNNNNNNNNNNNNNNNNNNNNNNNNNTGCTGTTTTGTGTAGTGTAGATGTTTAAACCTTGGTCAGTTGTACTGCTGTTTTGGCCCTGAAtctcattctttaatttttatttttttagaaaagtgtttAAATTCATGCCTTTTCCTTCTCAGATATATTTTTGcttgtcttttaaaaattataatcttcCAGGAGTGTAAATTATAATGTTCTAGGGGtatgtcttttaaaaaatttcattcttttatttaccGAAGGCTAcagcccttcggtaattaccgaaggcttgcgcccctcggtaattaccgaaggctttcgtccctcggtaattaccgaaggcttttgtccctcagtaattaccgaggggcgaaagccttcggtaataGTTAGCGACAGGcaatttaccgagggctttttgaCCGTCGCCGGACCCTCGGTAATGAGTCTTTAGCGACGGGTTGTGGCATTTTCCGAGGGAttgtggccttcggtaatgcTCTTCATTACTGTagttgtacgtcataaaatattatttttgtacgtcataaaatatgatttttgtactagtgtttgttttcatatgaaattaaaaatgaaagataatgaaTTAACAAGATTATGTAAATGGCTTAACGATATCTTAACATCTATACGTAAAATGTATTCAGcaataatattatagaaataagcTATTTGCTATATCAATAGATAATATTCTACATAAAATGCATTTTAAACTACTTTTTTAcgtgtaattttataattttacttttaaattgtgataaatatttgtgttatgtatattttgtttggggaaatttgtaaaatatgacgagatgagtaaaataattattaattagacatattatacatataccttttaaaagtttataattatatgggaaatttttaattattttttttcattctatttctgCATTTATTATAAATCTATATTATATGCAATAACCACATACAAAACGTACTCctttttgtcaaaattaaagTTGATAAATAAATTCACTCCGTAAACTACAcgaagaaaaataaactaatgcAATTAGGTAATTGTATGAAAAACCAAGATTATGTactgtttagaaaaaaaatatatttacggATAATTAAATTTAGGGAAATTTAtgattgtatttcttatttttagacaaaactgatttttttttgttccaaaAAGAAGAGTAAgtctttaaataaaaacatttaaagttattcttttttcaatattatgaTAATAACTTTTATCACCAAATATAGTTCACACAATTATAAAGAACAAATTCATTCATtctaaaattgatatataaaaactaaatttgataaaaagggtagacttaaaaaattgtaatgtgCATCCGTCGAGGGTGGAAGGTGTGAGAAACCAGATATAATACTTTAAACAACTTAGACATTCATTTATCAAACTGGGTCCATAGCTCAGTGGTAGAGCATTTGACTGCAGATCAAGAGGTCACCGGTTCGAACCCGGTTGggcccttttttttttcactttacaACCATGTCTTATTTTGTTGcaaccaacattttttttttttgtgatttttggaCGAGATAACTCATTATTGAGAGCTGTTTTTAATCCATTTATAGTCAGACCTTTATATGctttatacaataaatatacCTCAGGGATTTTCTTCCTCGTGTCTCATTTTTAGAATTAGACTTTGAAGCTCACAATTCTTTTCCTTCTTATATAATgctacttttatttattatccccaatagtgaaaaattattgtttaaccATACTATATCACAACAATTATAAGTGGTACTGAaaacttttcattaaaaatcTGAGTATGAATGGAAAGTTTTATATCAGTAGAAATGAGATAATTAATTggtatttaagaaaaaacaagatccataaacattttaaagttttatattgaaaatggtattaaatattatatatagacAACTCATACCTCAAAAGATGATTAATATATCTGTATCTTAGTAAAAAAATTCTCAACACTCttcaatgatatttttgttagggtaatgatacatagacaacattttttgacaacatttgaacatcaatcatacgtgtcattgtgtgattggtccaaatgacacaatgatactaccatgaaccaatcacacaatgacacgtatgatgatgttcaaatgttgtaaaaaaatgttgtctaagtatctttatcttttttgttaAGTCCAACAATACAATAAAGATTACTTTAGAATTCTCATTGTATGCATATCCTATAACGGCAATAGTTTTGGAGTAATTTTCACTCTCCCTTTTTTTCTCTACTCCTCCTTTGCTTGTGTTGTCTTGCTCTTTTTTCCTGTCCATTGCATTAACATCAtctctttctcattttgtttgCACCCTTGATGCATCCTCTCCTTTACTTTGTTAGCTTTTATTCAAATAGTGTGTTTTCTCTTCTATTTCATTTGGTGCTCATATTCCGAATAGA
This genomic interval from Vigna radiata var. radiata cultivar VC1973A chromosome 8, Vradiata_ver6, whole genome shotgun sequence contains the following:
- the LOC106770038 gene encoding probable magnesium transporter NIPA6; translation: MSLILWKFVPLCRIPLPLWVLDEIKKDVELAYCDRFGRRNIEYICKGLILAMSSSAFIGSSLILKKKGLKRFAARGTHAGVGGYTYLLEPLWWAGMVTMIIGEIANFVAYIYAPAVLVTPLSALSIIVRYY